In Acidimicrobiia bacterium, one DNA window encodes the following:
- a CDS encoding ABC transporter permease: MRHAWTIAKNDLALRARDRSIFIIGLVAPLALAFIFNLVFGAGISDVGETITFDVGVANLDGGPIGEAFAGVLDSIASDGLLKVTVFDSADAARTAADEGDVGASFILPAGLSGSVLGGADATIEVVGNVDAPTTTQVASSIAEQFGLGVRTANLSVATALATGVLLPQDSIAAAGEAGTAPAAIEIGTVEAATRQIDSATYFVAGLSIFFLFFIAGMAVTSMLEERREGTLMRLLAAPINRKSITIGKSIASVLIGLVSMTVLVVTSTLIMGAEWGAPIGVALLVAGAVLAVVALMTFVGAFAKTAEQAGNLQSIVAVTMGMLGGTFFPITQEGLLGKLSLVTPNAWFMRGLGELAGGGISAALPAFFVLIGIAAVAGSIGLYTTGKMLKP; this comes from the coding sequence ATGCGCCACGCCTGGACCATCGCCAAGAACGATCTGGCATTACGGGCCAGGGACCGTTCCATCTTCATCATCGGACTCGTGGCTCCGCTGGCGTTGGCGTTCATCTTCAATCTGGTGTTCGGGGCCGGCATCAGCGACGTCGGAGAGACCATCACTTTCGATGTGGGAGTGGCCAACCTCGACGGCGGGCCGATCGGTGAAGCCTTCGCGGGAGTACTCGATTCGATCGCATCCGACGGCCTATTAAAGGTCACCGTCTTCGACTCGGCAGACGCGGCACGAACCGCGGCAGACGAAGGCGACGTCGGGGCATCATTCATCCTCCCGGCAGGACTTTCGGGCAGCGTCCTCGGAGGCGCAGACGCCACCATCGAGGTGGTCGGCAATGTCGACGCTCCCACTACGACCCAGGTGGCCTCTTCGATCGCCGAACAGTTCGGCCTCGGGGTGAGAACCGCCAACCTCTCCGTGGCGACAGCATTGGCAACGGGCGTGCTCCTGCCCCAGGACTCCATCGCGGCCGCTGGTGAGGCGGGCACCGCCCCGGCGGCAATCGAAATCGGCACCGTCGAAGCAGCCACGCGACAGATCGACTCGGCGACCTATTTCGTTGCCGGCCTGTCGATCTTCTTCTTGTTCTTCATCGCCGGAATGGCTGTGACGTCCATGCTTGAGGAACGACGGGAAGGCACGCTCATGCGACTCCTGGCGGCGCCGATCAACCGCAAGTCGATCACGATCGGCAAGTCCATCGCCAGCGTCTTGATCGGTCTCGTATCGATGACCGTTCTGGTGGTTACGTCGACGTTGATCATGGGCGCCGAATGGGGAGCGCCTATAGGTGTGGCGCTGTTGGTGGCCGGCGCCGTGTTGGCCGTCGTGGCGCTCATGACGTTTGTTGGTGCTTTTGCCAAGACCGCCGAGCAGGCCGGAAACCTCCAGTCGATCGTGGCTGTCACGATGGGCATGCTTGGCGGTACGTTCTTCCCGATCACCCAGGAAGGATTACTCGGCAAGCTGTCGCTCGTGACGCCCAACGCCTGGTTCATGCGGGGCCTGGGTGAGCTGGCCGGAGGCGGAATCAGCGCTGCGCTACCCGCCTTCTTCGTTCTCATCGGTATCGCCGCGGTGGCTGGCTCAATCGGCCTCTACACAACCGGAAAGATGCTGAAGCCATGA